In one Kiritimatiellia bacterium genomic region, the following are encoded:
- a CDS encoding YSC84-related protein has translation MKITAGILLAAVLIAAGGAARAEGLQDSVDQAADIIKRFKEMPEKSIPEKVIRDARGLAIMTVVKAGFVLSARGGQGIVVARLAGTNEWSGPSAIATGGAGLGFQIGAQASEFVLVLNTAEAVKAFSRGGNISLGTDLSVAAGPVGRDLAVDVAPTTAIYTYSKSQGLFAGVSLEGTVIVTRSESNTKYYGKHVEPDDILSGKIPPPEGARRLIRELKNF, from the coding sequence ATGAAAATAACTGCGGGAATATTATTGGCGGCAGTTTTAATTGCCGCCGGCGGCGCGGCGCGCGCGGAAGGATTGCAGGATTCGGTGGACCAGGCCGCGGACATTATTAAACGTTTCAAGGAAATGCCGGAAAAATCCATTCCGGAGAAAGTTATCCGTGATGCCCGCGGGTTGGCGATTATGACCGTGGTTAAGGCCGGTTTTGTTTTGAGCGCCCGCGGCGGCCAGGGCATTGTCGTTGCCCGTCTTGCCGGCACCAATGAATGGTCGGGGCCTTCGGCCATTGCCACCGGCGGCGCCGGGTTGGGGTTTCAAATCGGCGCACAGGCCAGCGAATTTGTTCTGGTGTTGAATACGGCTGAGGCGGTGAAGGCGTTTTCCAGGGGAGGGAACATTTCGCTCGGCACGGATTTAAGCGTCGCCGCCGGACCGGTCGGACGCGACCTGGCCGTGGATGTTGCGCCAACGACCGCCATTTACACTTACAGCAAAAGCCAGGGACTGTTCGCGGGCGTGTCGCTGGAAGGCACGGTCATTGTCACGCGCAGCGAATCCAACACAAAATATTACGGCAAACATGTTGAACCAGATGACATCCTCAGCGGCAAAATACCGCCGCCGGAAGGCGCCCGCCGTTTGATTCGGGAACTGAAAAATTTCTGA
- the nadB gene encoding L-aspartate oxidase, with protein sequence MKIYDFDFVVIGSGIAGLMSAIHLGRLGRVCVLTKKDSAESNTNYAQGGIACVFSSDDSFEEHVQDTLTAGAGLCDEKVVRRIVASGPARIAELEVLGMKFAEEETSGGVRYDLGREGGHSKRRVLHAGDITGREIEKILLEKARASKAVIMEHCLAIDLITTGWLGLSGPNRCVGGYFLNRRTGEISAFRAPHTVLATGGGGKVYLYTSNPDIATGDGLALAWRAGVPIKNMEFIQFHPTCLYHSEAKSFLISEAVRGEGAVLVDAAGKPFMERYDPRGSLAPRDIVARAIDREMKTSGARCVYLDIRSQSPEFLKKRFPNIYRTCKTYGFDMARDLVPVVPAAHYFCGGVEAAVDGATALPGLYACGEVACTGLHGANRLASNSLLEALVCAFEMSAAVSRVPRRFEKVKIPDWQTGAAVSSDESIVIAHNWNEVRTCLWDYVGIVRTNKRLERARRRIGNLRAEIQEYYYDYVVTADLLELRNIAAVGELIVSSAALRHESRGLHYTLDYPGKDNSRAPVDTVIRDKPGGKLWGAN encoded by the coding sequence ATGAAAATATATGATTTTGATTTTGTGGTCATCGGCAGCGGCATCGCTGGATTGATGTCGGCCATTCATCTCGGCCGGCTGGGGCGTGTCTGTGTTCTGACAAAGAAAGACAGCGCTGAAAGCAATACCAATTATGCCCAGGGCGGCATTGCCTGCGTGTTTTCTTCCGACGACAGTTTTGAGGAGCATGTCCAGGACACGCTCACGGCCGGCGCCGGGCTCTGCGATGAAAAGGTGGTGCGCCGGATTGTCGCTTCAGGACCGGCGCGCATCGCGGAACTGGAAGTTCTGGGAATGAAGTTTGCCGAAGAAGAGACTTCCGGCGGCGTGCGTTACGACCTCGGCCGGGAGGGCGGGCATTCCAAGCGGCGGGTGCTGCATGCCGGCGATATTACCGGACGTGAAATTGAAAAAATTCTGCTGGAAAAGGCGCGCGCCTCAAAGGCCGTGATCATGGAGCATTGTCTGGCAATAGACCTGATCACCACCGGCTGGCTTGGGCTGAGCGGCCCGAACCGCTGTGTCGGCGGTTATTTCCTGAACAGGCGGACGGGCGAAATTTCGGCCTTCCGCGCCCCGCATACCGTTCTGGCAACCGGCGGAGGCGGCAAGGTGTATCTTTACACCAGCAATCCCGATATCGCCACCGGCGACGGTCTGGCCCTGGCATGGCGCGCGGGGGTGCCGATTAAAAACATGGAATTCATCCAGTTTCATCCGACCTGCCTGTATCACAGCGAAGCAAAATCGTTTTTAATCAGCGAGGCGGTCCGCGGCGAGGGGGCAGTCCTGGTGGATGCGGCCGGAAAACCTTTCATGGAACGTTACGATCCGCGCGGTTCACTGGCGCCGCGCGATATTGTCGCCCGCGCCATAGACCGTGAAATGAAAACCAGCGGCGCGAGATGCGTTTATCTGGACATCCGCTCCCAGTCGCCGGAGTTTTTAAAAAAACGGTTCCCGAATATTTACCGGACCTGCAAAACGTACGGTTTTGACATGGCCAGAGACCTGGTTCCGGTGGTTCCGGCGGCGCATTATTTTTGCGGCGGAGTGGAGGCGGCTGTTGACGGCGCGACGGCCTTGCCGGGACTCTATGCCTGCGGCGAGGTTGCCTGCACGGGGTTGCACGGCGCCAACCGTCTGGCCAGCAATTCCCTGCTGGAGGCGCTCGTCTGCGCTTTTGAAATGTCCGCGGCCGTTTCCCGCGTGCCGCGCCGGTTTGAGAAAGTTAAAATTCCGGACTGGCAGACCGGGGCGGCTGTGTCCAGCGACGAATCAATTGTAATCGCCCACAACTGGAACGAGGTGCGCACCTGTCTCTGGGATTACGTCGGCATTGTCCGCACGAACAAGCGGTTGGAGCGCGCGCGGCGGAGGATCGGCAATCTCCGCGCCGAAATTCAGGAATATTACTATGATTACGTGGTTACCGCCGACCTGCTTGAGCTCAGGAATATTGCCGCGGTCGGCGAGTTGATTGTCAGTTCGGCCGCCTTGCGGCATGAGAGCCGGGGACTGCATTATACGCTTGATTACCCGGGAAAAGACAACTCCCGTGCGCCGGTTGACACCGTTATCCGCGACAAACCCGGCGGGAAACTGTGGGGCGCGAACTGA